The genomic window GATATGatcaacagaacaaaaagtagCCTATCATGTTTGAAGAAATGGCAACGTGCGACctttttgctgtatttccaaatactcagttttcaaagaaatttttccaACCCCTATTTCcccctcacctcctccccctccccccccccaaaaaaaaaaaaagacagtttttattttattttacaggaaaCACCGATGGCTGGAGGGCCTGACAGGGGACACTAGTTTCCTGAAATGCTTCAAAGCCAGGGAGATATTACTAGTAGAGGTATTACTGTATGTTACATGGGAGCAGACCATTGCTGGACATCTAGGTCAGTGCAAACAGATAGCAAGGTAATTACCAGAGCTCAGTATCAGGGTAGTTCAGGTACTGTTCCACCACATGTACGATTTCTGTAAGAACTCAGATAAAGGCACAGCATCAAACTCTTGGGAATTAGGAGTTGCTAATTCCAGCCCTTATCATCTTATTGCCCCCTTAGCCTAATCAGTGCTGTTTCAGACTGGAGGCCTTGTCCATGGGTCCACTTTTGGTCTCCTCCCAGTTAGGTGACGAAGTGGAGAGGGTTCATTATCTAAGTCTGCAGTGCCAGCACAAgcagtgccaggagctgtgggggACTCCAGGGCAAGCTGTGGAGACAAGGATCAGCCTTTGTAGCTGCCACAACCAGCAGACATGCAAAACCACAGTTTCCAAggtttataaattaaaattagtcAGCTGTGGGCAGCTGTTTACAGTGCAGTAAAAAATGCTTCCCCAATACACAGGCCAAATTTTGGGTCACAGGGGTCTGgaaagttcaaaataaaaagacagcaagTTCTGTAACATGCATAGTCTAGTGCTGTTCCCCTAAGCCTGTTTCTAGAAGTGGTTAGAACAATTTTTGGTGCCACCTGAAAAGTGGCTTGACAGTATTTCTGTGGAGCAGTGACCACTTACAGccagctgcagggtgctggggattCGTGATACCAGTTCCATGTGCCCTAGGGCTCAGCAAGTCCCTGCCACCAAGTCACGAGCTCATCGCTTCCTGTAATTGCTGCGGCCTCTGTTACATatgtgctgtgctctgttccTTTAATGAAGATGAATATGCTATAAATCATGTATGGGAACCAGCCCAGAGACCTACTTGCAGTGGTATTCCCAAAAGCCATTTCATAATTTATCCTAACACATGCAATATATTTAAATCAGCAAGGAGAGCTAGTTTTACCCAGCCCAATGCTTTCCCCACTTGATAGATCTCTGATATGAAGGACTGCACAGTCCCAGTCTGAGTTTTCTCTTGTGGAAACCCATCTCTGCCAGTGGCTCGGGGCCATGGCTgtggtgcccagggctgggcttAGCCTTTGTGGCTGCTTTAGGAGGTGGTGGTGCCGGTCTTCTGCCCAAGGTGGGGTCGATGCAATGGTGGGGAAATATGGTTCAGTGTCAGCTGGCAAATAATACTCACATCTTTTCTGATTAGTTTAAGAGATATCACCACGTTCTTGTGCTTCCTCATTCTAAACTTCACTGTTTCTGCAATTTTACCGCTCTCCTAGTGCTGTGTTCCTCCTCCTTTTGCCCTCTGGCCTGCTATTTACACCCTGCCCTAACTGAATTGGTGCAACTTTGACATTAGCTGCCTGCCCAGTGCTCAGGGGCCCTGACTGTGGTGCGAGGCTTTGTATGTTACCTAAAACAAGGCTTTGTATGTTACCTAAAACAAGCCATGGATGACAGCCATTGCCCGGGGGCACAGCAACATGGTTGAATACCTACTGGAAGAGTAAGACAGCAGTAAGAGTAAGACAGCTTGCCTTCTGGGGAATGATGTCTGTAGTCTGACAAACACAGCGCTGCCAAGCCCCAGTCTCTCACATACAGCACAGCAAGCAGCCATGCCACCACCATTTTGTCCGATGGTGGGTTGGGTTGGGCCCAAAGCATGGGGCATGTCTTCAGGCTTTGCTCAGCAAGGATGTGGTAGCTGGGATGGTGGCAGCAGGccttgctgctcagcagctttcTCAGCAGTCTGGAGGTCGTCTTTCCCCTCACGGCCAGGCCAGTCCCCAGCCTGAGGACGGTGAGGGAGGGACAGCAGGTGATGGCCCACGGCTATCCCGCTGTGCCCTGCTGGGGTCTGGGCACTGACAGACCTGCACCAAGAGATGGAATAGAGGCAGGGATGCCCAGTTATCTGTGTCCATTCAGAGTTACGTTGCCTAAAACGAGTTAAGTCGCTCCACAAGCATCTACTTAAAAATAGCAACGGTCACCTAGCAATAGCTGGAGCGTGGGGAGCCgccaggagccagcagcgtTTTTATTGAGGGCTGTATTGGAGGTGAGCAGCTGCAAGCATTAACGTGTCTGTACCCTGTAATCGTGCTGCATCCCTCAGAGCACGGGCTGAGGCGAGGAGCTCTGGCAGCCTGTGGTGCAATGGCAGGAGGGCTCTGGTGTGTCCACCGTTGTCACTGGGGGTGGCAGGGTGGCCGCAGCTGGAAGCAGTGTCTGTTGGCCTGCCCCCGTCCAGCCACTGATGCAGCCGTTCCTCAGAGCATGAAGCCCTGCACAACCACAGATCCCACcggcagccctgcctgcccgctcctgcaggctgccagcgCCAAGCagctaattaattaatttcctttacatTCTGCAGTGTGTCCACACGGCTTCCCCGCGTTTCCCCTGGTGAAGGCCAATTGCTCAGGAGGTGCTTTGTGACGTGGCTGTTTTGGAATCATCCCCTGATTTAATCTCTCATTTATTAAGTCTAACTTGTGTCCAGTACTTTGCTTTCCCACTTGAATCTATTTATTCTCTTTAGCTCTTTCAGGTCATGTTAAGTCATCATGCTGTGCTTCTCATTGCCCATGCATGAGCTGATTTCTGTGGTTAGATTTCTGCAGGAGTAAATATCCATTTGGCTGGAAGCTGTTCCTGTTTACATCAGCGAAGAGTTTGGACCTGAAAGTTGTGggtgttctttttgtttttgttttgtttttggtgttctTCCACATCTCTATTTCCAGTGAAAGCCATATCTGCTTATTATCTTCAAGTCTTTGCGCATGCCTTCAGGGTACTTTATTTGaccctccttttcctttgcaggGGGATTCAGGTATTCTTTGCACATCTCCCTGGATTCCAGCATTTCATCACATACTTACTTTCATTCATTGACTCTTTGTATCCtagataatttaaaataataaaaacctactagtttctctccccttccattttgttgttgtttttgtttttcatctggcACACTCAGCACTTTTTTGCAGCACTGTTCAATGAGACAGTACAGCTCTTAATCCAAGTCTCTTTCTGATTTCATACTGGTAGCAGAATGCCAGATGGTTTGTCTCatatgcagttttcttttctctagagATTGAGGATTGTTAGAAATAcggaagagatgaaaaaagaacaaattctggTTGTAATTGGAAAAGTTACTCCAATATTTAGAATTCAAAGTTTCCTAAGGTGGGTTAAAAGAGTGTTTAATTTAAGTCACGTTTCACGTTTGGGGTACCATAAATTGTGCCATAAAGTAGCATTTTGAATGTAGGTGAGCTGAAATCAGTCATGCTGTCTTACTTTCCACCAGCTGAAATTTTGAACTCATGTTCTTCCATCTGCATGTGGTAAGAGGAGGTAGTGACCTACAGTGGATGGTGTGCTGTTCCAGAGATGGCTCTTTGGGCTGCGGTAGGAATTTTTACCATCTCTGGTTTGATTTGTTTAGATGAATGTAAAGATCGACAGAATCACTTTGTTTTGAGAGAATTACAACAGGCCTTGTTTGTGCATGTGGACCCAGGTGTCTGCAGGGGACAGGAGGGTTATGTCAGAGTTGTGTGGACCTGCTGTGTCTCTGCTGGGGCTCTGAAGCCATTGCTAATGGATGTCCTCCTGGTCACTGGACAGGCCAGAGTGTGGAAGCAGTTACAGGGAAGAAGGAGATGAAGACTGCACAATTTTGTATAACTATGTCATGCCATTACAGCAGTGCTGGCAAGCCCTTGCTCCTCTACAtttctttccagtgttttttctttattgctggTGTCACAATGAAAGAAGAACTAGGGTTTCTACAGAGAATCTTGGAAAATGGTTATCCATCTTCTTTGTGTCCAATCTCCATTTAAAGCTTCTtgtgaatgtctttttttctgaaactaaaaaaaaaaaagtagcctgTCATCAGACACTGCTAGTTTATTTACCATCATTATGTGCAGTACTACTGCCATTGTTCagtaaatgtttcattaaaaaaaaaaaaataaaggaaaatttaagTGGCAAACAGATTGTGGTGTTGCTCTGCAGACCTGGCATGGCTCAGAGAGAGGCTGGCTGTGCACAGGTCTCCCCACTTGGACCATTAACCAGGGTGACAGTAAGTGCACTGTGCTAATGAGGAGTCACACAATGCAAATAGTGACCACAACAGAGAACAAGGGATGGGAGCAGCATGTATTTGTGCTACCAGGAACTATCTGCCTTCATTTAAATTCTCCACACATCACttacaagaaacaaagcaaCCAGGGAACACAACAAAGGCCCCTAAAAATACAGAGTGGAGCCCATCAGACGGAACAGCCGCTCTGTGTGGTGCAGGTCCTGAGGGCTGTCCCTGTGCTGTGTGTCCAAGAGagtccccagcccctgctgcagcctggcccagcGCACGTGGACCAGGGGAGTGGCTCTGGGGTGTACATGGCACTGATGGCTGCGTTCATCCATTCAGGCAgcttaataaaattaataataaattaattttcatgtgCTGCAGGGGACTGCTGGCTGTGCAAGGGAGGTGCATGGGTTCACCTGGTTTCATAGCCTGCATCGTGTCTTGGGGACTACTTGAAGACAAGAAGCTGACAGTGACTCTCTTGTCTGCCAAAGTGATGctaaaagcaacacaaaagtGTTAAAagagggcagggagcggggGCTAGGAGGTGTTTATGCTCCCCACTCAGGAAGTGGTGAAGCCCCAGCCCAGCTATTAACCCAAGCACATTTACAGGCATTacctctgtgtgctgctgcttttggggatGGGTCCAGCTCCTGAGGAGGTGCTGGGCAAGCAGAGACATGGTGCTCCTTAAGGGGGCATTGAGCTGGATATCTATTCACCCAAGTACAGCCAGTGCAGTGGGAGCAGTGATACATTTGTAAGATGACCATACACTTGCAGTTAGGGCTGCGTCCTTCCCTGGTTGGCTCAGGATCTGCCAAATCCTCACAGTCCCCAGGAGGTGTGTCAGCACGTGCACCCTCATGGCTGAGCCTTCTTGCTGCTGGGTGGCACCAAAGCCACCCCATGAGTTCCAGCACACAGCTGAACTGGGACTGTAAACTCTTAAAATATGTCTGTGACACGAGGTGATTGTGGTGAGCGTTTATGGTATTAGTTAAAGGACATTCTTCATAAATTGTCCTTGGGAGTACTTTTGTTACATTCCCATGTGGATTTATCTTTCCACTGTAACTTACTGGGGAGTTTCAGTGCTGGTTTGATCTCAAGGATTCAGTTACACAACTCGCTGTGGACTTACAGATCGGTGTCTGTGTGTACATGCTCGTGCGGGAGCTGATTTCTCCGAGGAGGTGATGATGTAAGCCTAGACATCTGAGGTGAAGATAAAGCCCTTGATCTGCCCATACTGCCTGTAGTTCTGGTTAGCTGAAGCACTTTAGCAACTTGCACTCAAAACATAGTAGATTTAAAACTGTAGTGAgtatgcacacaaatattcaaGAGCATCCCAGAAACCACTATGAATACAACGGAAGTGAATGAAACATGATAGCTAAACAGGCCTGTGAAATCTGAGCACCGGATAACTGCTTTAGCCAGGCCTTTGAGATCAAGGCTAGTGTGTACGGAGCTGGCAGCGTTCAGAAGGCCGTGCCGACCCATCAGGTGGGGTGGGAGTCAGTGCAGAGCACGTTGGTGTCCCTGCATGTACGGGGCATGGTGGTGCTGGGTGGCAGCACGAGCATCCCTTGTCAGGTGGGTGTCCGAGGGACCTCATGGGAGGCAACTAGGGACTTTGTGCCACATCCCAGGCCTCTCATGTCCAGAATGGATTGTGTCAAACCTCTTGGAAGAACTTTCTCGCTGTCTCGCATAGACCAgtgggtgctggctgcaggaggctgatCGCTGGCCTTGCTCTTTTCCAGGAGGATGATTCCCGTGACCGAGTTTCGCCAGTTCTCGGAGCAGCAGCCAGCGTTCAGAGTGCTGAAGCCCTGGTGGGATGTGTTCACGGACTATCTCTCCGTCGCCATGCTGATGATCGGTGTGTTTGGGTGCACGCTGCAGGTAAATCGGCCGAGGGAGGTGCTCTCAGGGGCACTGAGAGAGCAGTGAGGACAGTCCTCATGAGTACAGTGCCACGCATTGTTTATCTCTTGAATTTGCagtgaacaaagcaaaaatttgCTAGTCGTGGGTTTAAAGCTGCTATAACACAGACCAGACTTTCTGCAGCTGTAAATCAGTAGAGCTGCACCAGAGTCAGTGGAGTGATGCCAACTCAGATAAGAGCTGTTGCTTTGGCTTGTGCATGTATGCCTGTTTTCACCGCAATCTGACATAACAAAACAGATGATCAAATATAAGTTCTTCTTTGtactacttttttattattattattatttttgcttagaAGCTTGGAAAaatgtgattctgtaatttctgtttttctttatttggcaAATGTTaatactttttgcttttgtgtttcaaAGGGATTTGAAATGCATGTGCTTATTTTATTAACACCACCCACAACTAATATTACGCCTCCTCCATTCCAAAGCATCTCTGAGGATGCTGACACATAAACAATTGACATTACTGTCACTCACTGTAGCTAAATTTTGCTGAAGAGccaaaagctgaaaagaaatggaaagtgcTGTTTGGGATGGACTCCACAGGAGCAGAAAGTTGTAGTACTGGCTCAAACGTGGGTCTCACATATTTTTGCATGACTCAGAAATGGAGCTAAAGGGACACACTGACAGAGCTCTTACATGTATTTCAGGAGGATTTGCTCACCTCTGTGGCCTAAGATTTTCACTTACCTTGTCCCAAGTTTCATGTGAAATCAACTATGGTTTCACCTGTATTcaccattttaaatattttcagttgaaaaGATAGGATGTCCATGTTTAAAAATCTCTGTACAGTACTGTGTTTTGCATCATAACCTAAGTGTTTGCTTAAGCACATGAAGTAGagcttctgttgtttttaagtttaCCTGCTTGACTGGATGAAGCATGCTGGAACATAATGCATGGAAACACTTCAAATGACGGGCaggttctttttatttcatcttactACCAGAGGTATGAATCCAGAGTGTAACTAACAGCAGTGTAAGAAATACCAGAATAGCATTTACAGACAAAAATTAATGGTAGGAGTTTCTGAAGTGTCAACAGTTACAGTTAAAAATGTGCAATCTCATCTCAGCATCTCCCTACACCACAGTGGATTGTCAAGGATGTTCTGCACTTGGAAGCTCTTGTTGCATACCCTATTTTTAGTGCTTTCAACAACCACGATGTCAAAGGATACATTCATACTACAGTAGAAAACATGTTCTTAGTTTGGCTAATCCCAGTTAGTTGTTCAGGGAAAATTACAGATCTCTTTGGTTTATCACACGgattagtattttaaaattaagaccTCTGGGGAGCATGGCCCTGAACTCAGACTGTTATCCCAACTTAAACCAAAGGTGATTGGTCCCTGAAGGTAATCTCACCTGAGTTTACCAACGTGAATGGCGAGCCCAAATTAAGGaagttgctctttttttttcattatagaCAGTCAAGGACAGGTACTTTGTTTCCATAGGTGTGTACTGTGAGAACTGTCTCTGTATGAGacactgaataaaaatgatatCCGTGCACGTACATGTATAAAATGCCATTGACTCTCTAATATCACTATCTGTATTTATTAAGACTGAAGATAAACAGCGTCTTCCCAGCATAGATATGCCCGCGTTGGCTCTTTGTCAGCCATTTTGGGTGTGATAGACATCACAGTTTAAGTGTAAAGCCACATGAATGCAGTTATGCTGCTTTCAAAGCCTGAGCTCTTTCTGAATACTGTGTAGCACTTACCAGGATGAATACACCCGTCAAGAACAGTCTGTctctggggagagcagggcaggagatCCCTGGTCTTTTCTGGAAGCATTTCCcatacttctgctttttctggatCGTCTCAGTGCCCTTTTATCCAAATTACGGAAAGCTAATCATTGATGAAAAGGGGTGACCTAGTTCCTTGCATATAGGACAAGTATCTTGTTGGGactaacaacaataataataaaagcacagaCAGTGAGATCAAGTGCCAGGCTATGGGAAGGAATGCCTGACAGCTGGAGGAACTCCAAGGACAGCTACCCAGTGGTACTGCCGCCATTGTTTGTACATCAGTTTAAAAGAtatctttttgtgtgtttcaggTCATGCAAGACAAGATAATATGCCTTCCAAAACGAGTACAGCCTTGCCAGAACCAATCCAATAGTTCAAACGTGCTTAGTACAATCCCAGATACAACCCCTCTTCCTCCACCCAAGCCATCCACTCCTCCAGCTACAGTTGAAATGAAAGGGCTGAAGACTGATTTGGACCTTCAGCAATACAGTTTTATAAATCAGGTGTGCTATGAACGTGCCCTACACTGGTATGCCAAGTACTTCCCTTACCTTGTCCTTATACACACGCTGGTCTTCATGCTGTGTAGTAACTTTTGGTTCAAGTTCCCTGGGTCGAGCTCCAAAATCGAACACTTCATTTCAATACTTGGGAAATGTTTTGATTCTCCTTGGACAACAAGAGCCTTATCTGAAGTATCAGGAGAAGACTCTGAAGAGAAAGATAACAGGAAGAACAACATAAACAAGTCTAATACTATCCAGCCAAGCGCTGAAGGCACTCTGGTCAAGACACAGTCTTTAAAATCAATCCCTGAGAAGCTGGTTGTGGATAAGGGAACGCCTGGGGCATTAGACAAGAAAGAAGGTGAGCAGGCCAAAGCACTGTTTGAAAAGGTGAAGAAATTTAGACTGCATGTTGAGGAGGGTGATATACTCTATGTCATGTATGTTCGCCAGACTGTGCTTAAGGTAATTAAATTCCTTATTATTATTGCATACAACACAGCACTCGTCTCAGAAGTTAATTTTACAGTAGTCTGTAATGTTGATATAGAAGACATGACAGGATACAAGAATTTTTGCTGTAATCACACGATGGCACATCTGTTCTCTAAACTCTCCTACTGCTACCTGTGCTTTGTAAGCATCTATGGTCTCACATGCCTTTATACTTTATACTGGTTGTTCTATCGCTCGCTGAAAGAATATTCCTTTGAATATGTTCGGCAAGAGACAGGAATCGATGATATCCCAGATGTCAAGAACGACTTTGCTTTTATGCTTCATATGATAGATCAATATGATCCTCTCTATTCCAAGAGGTTTGCTGTCTTCCTGtctgaagtcagtgaaaataAGCTGAAACAGCTGAACTTAAACAATGAATGGACCGCGGATAAACTGAGACAGCGGCTACAGATGAACTCCCATAGCCATTTGGAGCTACAGCTTTTCATGCTCTCTGGACTACCAGACACTGTTTTTGAAATTACTGAGCTGCAGTCTTTAAAGCTTGAAATTATTAACAATGTAATGATACCAGCAACCATTGCACAGTTGGACAATCTCCAGGAGCTCTCATTGCACCAATGTTCTGTGAAGATCCACAGCGCTGCCTTGGCATTTCTGAAGGAGAATCTCAAGATCTTGAGCGTCAAGTTTGATGACATCAGAGAACTTCCCCACTGGATGTATGGCCTCAGAAATTTGGAAGAACTCTATTTAATTGGCTCCCTAAGTCATGATATTTCCAAAA from Aythya fuligula isolate bAytFul2 chromosome 8, bAytFul2.pri, whole genome shotgun sequence includes these protein-coding regions:
- the LRRC8C gene encoding volume-regulated anion channel subunit LRRC8C, with product MIPVTEFRQFSEQQPAFRVLKPWWDVFTDYLSVAMLMIGVFGCTLQVMQDKIICLPKRVQPCQNQSNSSNVLSTIPDTTPLPPPKPSTPPATVEMKGLKTDLDLQQYSFINQVCYERALHWYAKYFPYLVLIHTLVFMLCSNFWFKFPGSSSKIEHFISILGKCFDSPWTTRALSEVSGEDSEEKDNRKNNINKSNTIQPSAEGTLVKTQSLKSIPEKLVVDKGTPGALDKKEGEQAKALFEKVKKFRLHVEEGDILYVMYVRQTVLKVIKFLIIIAYNTALVSEVNFTVVCNVDIEDMTGYKNFCCNHTMAHLFSKLSYCYLCFVSIYGLTCLYTLYWLFYRSLKEYSFEYVRQETGIDDIPDVKNDFAFMLHMIDQYDPLYSKRFAVFLSEVSENKLKQLNLNNEWTADKLRQRLQMNSHSHLELQLFMLSGLPDTVFEITELQSLKLEIINNVMIPATIAQLDNLQELSLHQCSVKIHSAALAFLKENLKILSVKFDDIRELPHWMYGLRNLEELYLIGSLSHDISKNITLESFRELKSLKVLYIKSNLSKIPQSAVDVSSHLQKLCIHNDGTKLVMLNNLKKMVNLTQLELVHCDLERIPHAVFSLLSLQELDLKENNLKSIEEIVSFQHLRKLTILKLWYNSITYIPEHIKKLTSLERLSFSHNKIEVLPSHLFLCNKIRYLDLSYNDIRFIPPEIGVLQSLQYFSITCNKVESVPDELYFCKKLKTLKIGKNNLSVLSPKIGNLVFLSHLDIKGNHFEILPAELGECRSLKRTGFTVEDTLFETLPSDVREQMKAE